In Acidaminococcus fermentans DSM 20731, one genomic interval encodes:
- a CDS encoding Zn-dependent hydrolase has product MDNLKDIWSALFQALSAFGYEEGQGTTRLSWSNPFLEAQKYLHSYAEAAGLQCQRDGWGNLLMTVPGETGLPPVYTGSHLDTVPHGGKYDGALGITVPLAIAAAWHQAGFRPRRPLTIIAFAEEEGTRFGPPCMGSQAMAGKLQGKDPGSFITAEGQPLPQLLQEAGLEGDPFAPHLLPGKCFVEMHIEQGRALEDAKLPLGIVSAIVGIRHFIIRVQGQANHAGTTAMKDRHDALAAAAAEISEIHQCALTSNNQYVATVGHIRVSPDAGNVIPGEAEFSLEIRAEEDSTMDCVVSAYKDFSRNLEKQYGVRFLWNQLDQIPPLPMDRKIMELFQSYAQKESVRFQIQPSWAGHDAMILGHELPTAMLFVPSKNGISHSPEEFTSAEDIGQAASVLEKVLTHLTRE; this is encoded by the coding sequence ATGGATAACCTGAAAGATATCTGGTCAGCGCTTTTCCAAGCCCTTTCAGCCTTCGGCTATGAAGAAGGCCAGGGTACCACCCGTCTTTCCTGGTCAAACCCTTTCCTGGAGGCCCAGAAATATCTGCATAGTTACGCAGAAGCTGCCGGACTCCAATGCCAGCGGGACGGCTGGGGTAATCTGCTCATGACTGTACCGGGAGAAACTGGCCTTCCGCCGGTGTATACCGGTTCCCATCTGGATACCGTTCCCCATGGAGGAAAATATGATGGAGCCCTGGGGATTACGGTCCCTCTGGCCATTGCCGCAGCCTGGCATCAGGCAGGATTCCGTCCCCGCCGCCCTCTGACCATCATTGCCTTTGCCGAAGAAGAAGGCACCCGATTCGGACCCCCATGCATGGGCAGCCAAGCTATGGCAGGAAAGCTCCAGGGAAAAGATCCTGGCAGTTTTATCACAGCAGAAGGCCAACCCCTTCCCCAACTGCTCCAGGAAGCCGGACTGGAAGGGGATCCCTTTGCCCCGCATCTGCTTCCGGGGAAATGTTTTGTGGAAATGCATATTGAGCAGGGCCGTGCCCTGGAAGATGCCAAACTGCCTCTGGGCATTGTTTCCGCCATTGTAGGAATCCGGCATTTTATAATCCGGGTCCAGGGCCAGGCCAACCATGCCGGCACTACCGCCATGAAAGACCGGCATGACGCCCTGGCGGCAGCAGCTGCAGAAATCAGTGAAATCCATCAGTGCGCCCTGACATCCAACAATCAGTATGTAGCCACAGTCGGACATATCCGGGTGTCTCCCGATGCAGGAAATGTCATTCCAGGAGAAGCAGAGTTCTCTCTGGAAATCCGTGCGGAGGAAGATTCCACTATGGATTGTGTCGTTTCTGCCTACAAGGATTTCTCACGAAACCTGGAGAAACAATATGGCGTCCGATTTCTGTGGAATCAGCTGGATCAGATTCCGCCCCTGCCCATGGACCGGAAAATCATGGAACTTTTTCAATCGTACGCTCAAAAAGAAAGTGTCCGTTTTCAGATACAACCCAGTTGGGCAGGCCATGATGCCATGATCCTGGGCCACGAACTGCCCACTGCCATGCTGTTTGTCCCCAGCAAAAACGGCATCAGCCATTCTCCCGAAGAATTCACTTCAGCAGAAGATATTGGACAGGCAGCTTCCGTCCTGGAGAAAGTGCTGACCCATCTGACCAGAGAATGA